The DNA region AGCCGATAACACTTAACAGAAGCGAATGCGGACTTTCGTTTTTGGGGTATGTTTTGTTTCCGAATTTGGTGCGTCTTAACAAATCAAGCAAGAAACGATTTTTGAAAAAAAGTGAAGATTACGGTATAAAATTTCAGAGAGGGGAGTGGTCGCAGGAAGAGTACGCCGCACATACTGTACCTCTTTTTGCATTCGCTGAATTTGCTGACAGTTTGGAATTTAGAAAGAAGGTTTTACAAAAACGGATGCACGCCGAACGGCTCTAACCGCGTAAATCGCGGCGGCAGTTGGAACAACAATTCGCAGAATTGCCGTGTTGCCAAT from Chitinispirillales bacterium includes:
- a CDS encoding SUMF1/EgtB/PvdO family nonheme iron enzyme, giving the protein MLTVWNLERRFYKNGCTPNGSNRVNRGGSWNNNSQNCRVANRNNNTPSNSNNNLGFRVAFNSKRLCQSG